CCAGAAGACGGTTGTCCGCCTGGCCGTGTATCTGCACCAGTTCCTCGCCCAGGGAGCGCAGAAGCTGGAGGTTCGCCATCGCCCCGTTCACATACGAGCGGCTGCGGCCGGAGGAGGTTATCTCGCGCCGAAGCACCAGCTCCTCGCCGGGGTCCTCCCCGCCGAACACGGCCTCGGCCAAACGGCTGCGGGCATCGCGGTCCAGGCTGAAAAGGGCCTCGGCCACGGCGCGCTCGGCCCCGGAACGCACCAGCTCCGCGGCGGCCTCGCCGCCCAGCAGAAGGCCCAGCGCGCCCAGCAGGATCGATTTGCCCGCACCGGTCTCACCGGAGATGACATTCAACCCCGGGCCGAACTCGAGGTCCAGCCGGTCGAACAGCACATAATCGGTCAGTCGG
The window above is part of the bacterium genome. Proteins encoded here:
- a CDS encoding AAA family ATPase, encoding MFQALRLTDYVLFDRLDLEFGPGLNVISGETGAGKSILLGALGLLLGGEAAAELVRSGAERAVAEALFSLDRDARSRLAEAVFGGEDPGEELVLRREITSSGRSRSYVNGAMANLQLLRSLGEELVQIHGQADNRLLVRPAQQLELLDAFGALGDRRSTFAALLARSRQAERRLESLEKALAAFNSEQELLRFQLQEIDSTAPRA